The Lates calcarifer isolate ASB-BC8 unplaced genomic scaffold, TLL_Latcal_v3 _unitig_647_quiver_1971, whole genome shotgun sequence genome has a window encoding:
- the LOC108879387 gene encoding von Willebrand factor A domain-containing protein 5A isoform X3 codes for MSCCGLLTVQKQPVPLKSIEVQLEVRDHVATVVSTLNYENKEDKPLEAVFVFPLPGDAAVCHFSATIGQTQIVAEVKEKQQAREEYDDALSSGQQAFLLEESEQSPDIFSLSVGSLPPGESASIRLEYVTELAVQADDGLRFCLPAVLNPRYEPQGSEGASVQVISVPASLVPYSLSFSARVSSPRPVSKVESSCSLDPLQYLNTEQTQATVKLAAGHKFDRDVELLIYYKDAHQPTAVVEAGQASAKPGTLMGDPVVMLSLYPEFPQSVMSSVSSCGEFVFLMDRSGSMGSRMNNSESHQTRISSARDTLLLLLKSLPMGCYFNIYSFGDSYKHLFRKSVKYNQKTMEEALKKVEVMDANLGGTEILKPLKHIYSQPCIPSQPRQLFVFTDGEVSNTKDVINLVKKNSGSHRCFSFGIGEGSSSALINGLAKEGGGHAQFITGTDRMQPKVMQSLQFALQPAVVDISVTWDLPKGVSVTALSPPITTLFQGQRSLIYAQLTGQSSDAAEGCVTVKYSLAGHPSQNQLHFSLKPEEDTGLTVHRLGARTLIRSLEMEEREHRGQQDGGVKEKVVELSVQSGVSSSFTALIAVNKGNNEPILGPLVRRDVPTADSKTCLYLRCYRLDQDSECSEIDNVTLKSCSLDGPYDNINVFSGTGSSFGSRTLSMNRVTLKSCSLDDPYDNINVFSGTGSLGPSTSSKDGGKSAKKRVKSVFSRIGCYLKGQSASSQSNKASSSRDADTEPKQPLRDPLLQLVSLQEASGRWVLDPALAAALGKTSEEVEKTKPALVNQEVWATILALIWLHGFKMNAKEEWELLANKAVSWLCAQNAPCVAECVEAGNTLLGCAVQRDVLGL; via the exons ATGAGCTGCTGTGGTCTGCTAACTGTCCAGAAGCAACCAG TTCCTCTGAAGAGCATTGAGGTGCAGCTGGAGGTGAGGGACCATGTGGCTACAGTGGTCTCCACTCTGAACTATGAGAACAAGGAGGACAAACCACTAGAGGCTGTCTTTGTCTTCCCTCTGCCTGGAGATGCAGCTGTCTGTCATTTCAGTGCTACGATTGGACAGACACAGATTGTAGCTgaggtgaaggagaaacagCAG GCTCGGGAGGAGTATGATGACGCGCTGAGCTCCGGTCAGCAGGCCTTCCTATTGGAGGAGAGTGAGCAGAGTCCAGATATATTCTCTCTGAGTGTGGGCAGTCTGCCTCCAGGAGAGAGCGCCTCCATCAGGCTGGAGTACGTCACTGAGCTGGCTGTGCAGGCTGATGACGGGCTGAGgttctgtctgcctgctgtgcTCAACCCTCGCTATGAACCACAGG GTAGTGAAGGTGCCAGTGTTCAGGTGATTTCTGTTCCAGCCTCTCTGGTTCCCTACAGTCTGTCCTTTTCTGCCCGAGTGTCCTCTCCTCGTCCAGTCTCTAAAGTAGAGTCCAGCTGTTCCCTGGACCCTCTGCAGTACCTCAACACAGAGCAGACCCAGGCCACG GTCAAGTTGGCTGCAGGACACAAGTTTGACAGGGATGTTGAACTGCTGATTTATTACAAAGATGCCCACCAGCCCACTGCTGTGGTGGAGGCAGGACAGGCCTCTGCAAAGCCTG GCACTCTGATGGGTGATCCAGTAGTGATGCTGAGCCTGTACCCTGAGTTCCCTCAGTCTGTGATGTCTTCAGTTTCCTCATGTGGAGAGTTTGTGTTCTTGATGGATCGATCTGGGAGTATGGGTTCGCGTATGAACAACAGCGAGAGTCACCAGACTCGCATTAGCAGTGCCAGg GATACTCTACTGCTCCTGTTGAAGAGCTTACCAATGGGCTGCTATTTCAACATCTACAGTTTTGGTGACTCTTATAAACACCTGTTCCG TAAGAGTGTGAAGTACAACCAGAAGACCATGGAGGAGGCTCTGAAGAAAGTTGAGGTGATGGATGCTAATCTGGGAGGAACAGAGATCCTGAAGCCACTTAAACATATTTACAGCCAGCCCTGCATTCCCAGCCAGCCCAGACAa CTGTTTGTCTTTACTGATGGAGAGGTGTCCAACACCAAAGACGTGATAAATCTGGTGAAGAAGAATTCAGGTTCTCACag GTGTTTCTCCTTTGGGATTGGAGAAGGATCCAGCTCTGCTCTTATCAATGGGTTGGCCAAGGAAGGAGGAGGTCACGCTCAGTTCATCACAGGGACTGACAGGATGCAACCTAAA GTGATGCAGTCGCTGCAATTTGCTCTGCAGCCAGCAGTGGTGGACATCTCAGTTACCTGGGATTTACCAAAGGGAgtgtctgtcactgctctctctccaccaATCACAACACTTTtccagggtcagaggtcactgattTATGCCCAGCTCACTGGACAG AGTTCAGATGCAGCAGAGGGCTGTGTGACGGTGAAGTACAGCCTGGCAGGTCATCCCTCTCAGAACCAGCTCCACTTCAGTCTCAAACCTGAGGAGGACACGGG actAACAGTCCACAGGTTGGGTGCTCGGACTCTGATTCGCTCcctggagatggaggagagagagcacagaggacaGCAAGATGGAGGAGTGAAGGAGAAGGTGGTGGAGCTCAGTGTCCAATCAGGAGTGAGCAGCTCCTTCACTGCTCTCATTGCTGTCAACAAAGGCAACAACGAGCCGATTCTAGGACCTCTGGTGCGAAGAGATGTTCCAACGGCTGATTCTAAAA CATGCCTGTATCTCAGATGTTATAGACTGGATCAGGATTCTGAATGCAGTGAGATAGATAATG TTACCCTCAAAAGTTGTTCTCTGGATGGTCCATATGACAACATTAATG TTTTCAGTGGTACTGGCAGCTCCTTTGGTTCAAGAACTTTATCTATGAACCGTG TTACCCTCAAAAGTTGTTCTCTGGATGATCCATATGACAACATTAACG TTTTCAGTGGTACTGGCTCCTTGGGTCCAAGTACTTCATCTAAGGATGGTG GAAAATCTGCAAAGAAGAGAGTAAAATCAG TGTTTAGCAGAATTGGCTGCTACTTAAAGGGTCAGAGTGCCTCATCTCAGAGCAACA AAGCATCTTCAAGTAGGGATGCCGACACTGAGCCTAAGCAGCCACTCAGAGACCCTTTGCTGCAGTTGGTTTCCCTGCAGGAGGCGTCTGGTCGCTGGGTGCTGGATCCAGCTCTGGCTGCTGCGCTGGGAAAGACCAgcgaggaggtggagaagacaAAGCCTGCCTTG GTGAACCAGGAAGTGTGGGCCACCATCCTGGCTCTGATCTGGCTTCATGGTTTCAAGATGAATGCTAAGGAAGAGTGGGAGCTTCTGGCTAACAAGGCTGTGTCATGGCTCTGTGCTCAGAATG CACCATGTGTGGCAGAGTGTGTGGAAGCTGGAAATACACTGTTAGGTTGCGCGGTGCAGAGAGATGTCCTGGGGCTCTGA